In the Equus caballus isolate H_3958 breed thoroughbred chromosome 26, TB-T2T, whole genome shotgun sequence genome, ACCAGGGCAGGGCGGAGCCCAGAGGCTGGGCCAGGGTGGCAGACGGAAGAGCCCCAGCACAGGGTCTGTCCCCCAACAGCACTGCCAAGTGCCCACAACCGGGCTCTGGTTCACCATCTGACGCGGGGTGTTTGCATGCAGGTGAAACGCCCACCACACACATGAACCACTGAAGTGCACAGTGCGGTGGCATTCAGTGTACTCACAACGCTGTGCAGCCCCCACCTCTCTAGTCTCTAACGTCTGTCTTCACCCCAGGAACACAGCCCAGCCCATGAGGCTGCCACTCTTACCTGGTGGTGAGACCTGCCTCCATGGGGGTCTCCCTGGCTGCTGTCCCTGCTGATTCCTGCTCCCCTCCTGCAGGCATGGGCCGTGGGTCCCTCTCAGCATCCCAGATGGCACCACCCCACCTGCCTTTCACTGGAAGGCCCCAGGTGGAAAATATATTGCGTCTTCATTTCAATGCAGAAGTGCCCGACTGTGTGTGCAAGACTAAGAGGATGTTAGGCAGTTTTTATTCTCATCGCTCCCAGAAACAGAAGAGGATGCCCACAGCCCAGTCTTCAGAGTCCTCTTATCGCCGCTCTCAAAGCTCTGCTCACGGTCTGCTCCGACCCTTCTGCTCTTCACGCCGTCACGGCCTGGAGAGCCCGGTCCTTCAGCTGCGGACCTGGCACAGATACCAGTCGCCAGCAGCAGAGGGAAAGCAGAGTTCAGGAATGTCAGACCGACTTTGCCCACAGGAATGCACTTTCTGCTGTGATGCAGAACCAGAGACATTTCACTGAATAGGCTGTACTCTTAGAACATATGGGGCACACTTTTTCATTGCACTCAGTAACAGGCAGCGTCCTGCTGGGGACAGAAGTGGTACTAAACGGATGTGCTCTTGCCGGATGCTGGGGTTCTGAGCCACGCCACTCAGCAGACAAGCCCAGAGGGCCTCCAGGCTGACAGCGCTCTGGGCAGCTCCAGCCACTCTGCACGAGCACCTAGTGACCCGGGAtgtccctgcctctcccacacGCATCTGGGCATCTCTACTGGGTGTAAAGTGTGTGACTGTCTGAGTGCATCTGAAACTGATGCTCCAGAATCACAGCTGCTCAGATCCTTTCATTTTATGGGGGAAACCGAGGCCTGGAGACACGACACAGAGGCAAGAGGACAGCATGTGGAGCCACAGTTAGAACACAGGCTCCTGGAATCCTGTGTCTACCGCCCACTtgctgtgaccctgggcagacccctgggctcaGCTCCTCAGGTGGAAGGGTCTCGGCCAGCTCAGGTCAGCACACGGCCCAGGAGGGGCTCCAACCGGACAGCTGTCACCTGCCTCTGAAAGCCCTTTTACAGATGTCACCCTCACCTCTGGACTCCTCTATACTGTGATTATGcttttagatgaagaaaaaaaacccaaaacaggaAACttgtaaacattaaaatatatagaattgaGAACAATAAGCACTCTTTGAAAGTAATGTGGTTAAGATTATTGATTGAAAGGACAAAAATCAACACAATGAAATTTAGAAATACAGACAGAGGGCACATAGCACCCGCTCAACCCCATGTGGCACAGCGTAGAGACAACACTCATTTATGATCCCAGACACACGTCCTCAGAGGACGGAGACCCGCATGGAACACGGGATCTGTTCAAGCTCAGGAGCTAGAAATACGACAGCTCGTCGTGCCTGGCTTTGTTGGTCTGATAGCTGGACAAGGCCAGGGGCTTGTTTTCGTGTGGGAGGCTTTTAAACACTCGAATGTGCACGAAGTCGTCATCGCCAACCTGAACCTggaaggagagagtggagtgaGGGGGCAGGTGCAGCCTCTGACCCCAGCTCCCCTCTTGGACGCGACAGTCTGCGAAAGGCCTGGATGTGGGGGAGCCATGTCCCTTCAGGTCATCAGTGACGGGGCTGATGAcattcccctctccttccttcaaGTGCACCAGACGCCCTGGTTACCCCAGCGACACCCTCGCACCCCACACTCACTCCATCAGAGCCATCACTTCCCCAAGAGGCTCGGTCCTCTCCTCCAAGGAGGCTGgcgtgtgcacacacaggcacacacacacgtagacaCATTCGTTTTAGAGGCCACAAACCCCTgaagcaggggctggccaggATCCCCCTTTAAGCACCCCTGAGATGGCACCTATGAGCCCATGCCACCCACTTCTGCACGAGCACCCATCAGGCCAGACCCCCCACGGGGCAGACACCCCACCTTGATGAAGTGGTTTGTCCCCGCGACCACCTGGCTCCGGAACTCCACAGCCTTAAAAATAGGGaacttcttattttccttctcctccagctGTGACTTcacctggggaaggggagagaatggAAAAATCGAGATGCCGCTGCTCCTGCCACAGCAACTCACACAAGACCTCGTGTCTGACGTTTGTCTTACAAACCGCATTCCGACACTGCCCTGCACAGACGTTCTGTGACGCGACGCGTCTCTATCACGGAGGGGACGCAGTACACTCAGCCCCGACACCGACATTCAGGAAGCGACGCCTCACTTCTCCCCAGGTTCAGCAACACCACCGCTGCGCCTCCTTGCCCTCCCTTTTCTAGGCCTGGGAGATCTTTCTATTTTCATCGTCACAACGCCATGTAGAACTTTATGCTCTGTTCTTCtttctacctgacatgccaacgGTTCATGGATGgttatcattttcaaattactgttttaaaGTTGAAAACTAGGAAATGCTAAAATTTAAACTAAACGTAGTCTTCCATCTTACGGACGTGCCTTAATTCCCTGCACTGTCCCCTCTGCCCGCTCCAGGCggtcctctcttcccctccagcaGATAAGGCTGCAGACCTGTGCGTGCAGGTGGAAGGGCTTCGCTGCACTGGGAGGGGTTTCTTTGGGATGCAGGCCCTTGGGCAGAGGCTGCGCCTGATCTTTGGTGTCAGTCACTGTACTTTTGGTTCAGTGCTATTTTCCAGGGTCTTGGCCTTTCAGGAACAGAGCATCTTTATGGGGGAAGGAGAGACCAAGTCtgtctgttttttcatttaaaatctcaCCTGATTTGAAAGAGTTCTGCCTGCTATCTAGACGAACTAGGGGGCACTGGTGTACGCTGACTCTGTGCTGGAGGGATCAGATGGGTGCCAGAGGGTTCCAGGATTTAGTTAAACCAGCTGCAGAAAGATGCCCGTTGCTGGCAGACAAGGGGGCTCTCCCTCCTTACATGCACTGAGTCCCGGCTGCATGGCCTTCCAGTGGCCTCAGGGAGGGCCCTTGCTGGGGGTAAGGATGGAGAGAAGACTGGAGTGTGGGCAGTGAGGGCCAGGAGGGCCGTCAGGCGGGGAGAAGGCGGCCACAGTCCAGAGGCTCCCCTGCTCTGTCCACGCGGCTGGAAGGTTCTCACTGTGGTGTGTGCATCTCCCTGGGGCAGCACCCACCCGGGCCTGGGCACTTACCTGTACTTGTCCATGCAGAGTGCCTGCTGGGTCTGCAGGGAACTGACCCCGCAGACGGTCTACAAGCCCAGGCGGGGCGAGTGACACCCACAGACCTGCCCGGGGGCTGGGAAGGAATGGCCTGTCTCTTTGCCTGTTCCAGGAGTGGAGGCAGGAAAGCCACGGCAGTGTGCAAGGACAGCTGAGACGGAGGCCTGGAATGCCAGCCCAGGGCACTGCCTGCGGGACAACAGTTCACTGACTCCCTTGTTGACCGGGAGTAAGATGGGCTGGGCTGTACCAAGGGAGCACAGAGGGCCCCAGGTCAGTTAGGAAGCTGCCTGTTCCTGGCCCTCAGGGGTCCAGGGTGGGGCAGACAGCCAGGGAAGGCACAAGGACATGGCTGGCGGGCACTTCTCCAGGAGGCGGGTACAGAATGCACGACTCTGAAGCCAGTGCCCAGCTCCCCCACAGCTGCCCCACAGTCTCTCCCAGCAGCAGTGACACTGCCACTTACATGTCACCCTTAAGTGATCAACACCAAGGTACGGGGCCCTTTGAGATGGCAACTCTCTCTGCTGAATGAGCTCACTCACATGCAATGTCCATGGGACAGTGGGGAATTTCTGGGGCCTGGAAAACCAGGAAATGTTGGGAAGGGCGGGGCTGTGGAGCAGCTGTGGGGGAAGAGCAGGAACCATGCCCAGGGGAGGCTCACACACAGAGTTCCTGCAAAGTCCCCATTTTCAAAGGTCTCGTGGGACTGACTCACCCCCTTCCCGCCGTCATGTGGTCAAGCCTGGAGCAGGACCCTGGGCTGACCGGCCCTGGCTTCCAGGGGCAGAAGCAGGAGAGGAGGTCACAAGGGAACAAGTCTGTCTTACTTTCCTCTCCAGACTCAGACCTCCAGCCTTCCTGGCCTGCACCTTGTCTTGCTGGTAAAGACTCACCTTGCTGACACGTGAGGATGGGTGGGGCAGCCCCCTCACCCACCCTCACCAGAACCTCCCCTGCAGGTGCCTTCCCCACGCCCAGGCTACCGATGAGGAAACCGAGGGCGGGGTCAGTCAGCCGCCCAGGGTCGGACcaggctctgcctctgcccccagccgGTTAGCTCCCTTTGCATTCCGTTTTCAAATCCTTTTACCTGGAGAGGATTTCACACTTGTGCACACAGTGTTGCAACAACAGCATAGTGAACATCCTGTACTCACTTTCCCGGATTCACCGACCCCACCTGCGGcatgctctgctctctctctacACGATTTTTCCCAACTACCCGAGGGTGTTCATAGTAGGGCCCTGCCCCTCCGCGCCTCGCCGTGCGCATCCCCAGGGCAGGAGGGCGCTCTCCCGTGACCCAGCCGGGGCGCGGGCCCCGAACCCAGCGCTCGCCTGCACTCCAGCCGCCATCTCAGCGTCCtgggcggcgggtccccaggacCCGGGCAGGACCCCGACCCCATCCCGGCTCGGCAGCCCCGCCGCGGCCCGGCCTACCTGGTCGGCGATGGCCTGGGTCTCGGCAGTGGCGGGCTGAGTGGCGGAGGGCGCGCCGCACATCATCCTGGCGGTGGGCGGGGGTGGGAACGGAGAGCGAGTGTGGACACGGAGAGCGGCCGGTGACCGTGGACCCTGAGAGCCACATGAAGTGcggacctgggcccctccctcTGCGAGCCGGCGCGGCGTCACGTGACACGCGGGCGGGACCACGCCGCCCGGCGCGGAGGGGGTTTGCGTCTGGGTCGAGCTTGGCGCGGGGTCGCAGACCCGTTGAGATGGGCGCTGGGCACGCTCACGGCCGCAGCCCGAGTG is a window encoding:
- the LOC100050760 gene encoding cystatin-B, producing the protein MMCGAPSATQPATAETQAIADQVKSQLEEKENKKFPIFKAVEFRSQVVAGTNHFIKVQVGDDDFVHIRVFKSLPHENKPLALSSYQTNKARHDELSYF